One genomic segment of Erythrobacter sp. THAF29 includes these proteins:
- the ald gene encoding alanine dehydrogenase, giving the protein MLVGVPKEIKNHEYRVGLTPEAAREYVTNGHDIIVETGAGLGISKTDDDYRKVGAQIVDSAEEVFARAEMVVKVKEPQPNEWVQLREGQILFTYLHLAPDPEQAKGLMESGVSAVAYETVTAPDGSLPLLAPMSEVAGRLSIEASAQASHKNNGGRGILMGGVPGVLPAKVVVIGGGVVGTQAARMAVGLGANVEILDRSLPRIRELDDMFQGRATTRYSNAGTIEDAITDADVVVGAVLIPGASAPKLVTREMLGLMQHRAVLVDVAIDQGGCFETSKPTTHEDPTYLVDDIIHYCVANMPGAVPHTSSYALNNATLPFGLALAKHGIEACERDPYLKPGLNVHKGKIVNSAVAESLGF; this is encoded by the coding sequence ATGCTTGTTGGCGTCCCCAAAGAGATCAAGAACCACGAATACCGCGTCGGCCTGACGCCGGAAGCTGCGCGCGAATACGTCACCAACGGGCACGACATCATCGTCGAAACCGGAGCCGGTCTGGGCATCAGCAAGACCGATGATGATTATCGCAAGGTCGGCGCGCAAATCGTCGACAGCGCGGAGGAAGTCTTTGCCCGCGCCGAAATGGTGGTGAAGGTCAAGGAGCCGCAGCCAAACGAATGGGTGCAGCTGCGCGAAGGCCAGATCCTGTTCACCTATCTCCATCTCGCTCCCGATCCCGAACAGGCAAAGGGGCTGATGGAAAGTGGTGTTTCGGCCGTCGCCTACGAAACCGTGACCGCGCCGGATGGATCACTCCCGCTGCTTGCACCGATGAGTGAAGTCGCAGGGCGCCTGTCGATCGAGGCGAGCGCGCAGGCGAGCCACAAGAACAATGGCGGTCGAGGCATCCTGATGGGCGGTGTTCCCGGAGTGCTCCCGGCAAAGGTAGTCGTGATCGGCGGCGGCGTGGTGGGCACGCAGGCGGCACGCATGGCGGTGGGCCTCGGCGCGAATGTCGAAATCCTCGACCGCTCGCTGCCGCGCATTCGCGAGCTGGACGACATGTTTCAGGGGCGCGCGACCACGCGCTATTCCAACGCGGGCACGATCGAAGACGCGATCACCGATGCAGACGTGGTGGTCGGTGCGGTCCTGATCCCGGGAGCGAGCGCGCCAAAACTGGTGACGCGCGAAATGCTTGGCCTGATGCAGCACCGCGCGGTGCTGGTTGACGTCGCGATCGATCAGGGCGGCTGCTTTGAGACTTCCAAGCCGACAACGCATGAGGACCCGACCTATCTCGTCGACGATATCATCCATTATTGCGTCGCGAACATGCCGGGCGCCGTCCCGCACACCTCCAGCTACGCGCTAAACAACGCGACCTTGCCCTTCGGTCTTGCGCTGGCGAAGCATGGTATCGAGGCGTGCGAACGT